The proteins below come from a single Asanoa ferruginea genomic window:
- a CDS encoding glycosyltransferase family 4 protein yields the protein MTRTLLVTNDFPPRPGGIQKFVHQLAVRQPPGSIVVYASSWRGADKFDADQPFEVIRESTGVLLPTPGVARRAAELARAHECDTVWFGAAAPLGLLAEGLRRRAGVERVVALTHGHEVGWAALPGARGLLRRIARGADVVTYLTDYQRTRLERALHGLTDLRRLAPGVDVDLFHPGVDGSAIRARHGIGDRRVIVCVSRLVHRKGQDALIRALPAIREQIPDALLLLVGGGPNHARLRRLATALGVADHVVITRGVPWEELPAHYAAGDVFAMPCRTRNHGLDVEGLGIVYLEASATGLPVVAGDSGGAPDAVRDGETGYVVDGRDLTQLADRLTTLLADADLAHRMGQAGRAWVERDWRWQTQATRMRALLTP from the coding sequence ATGACCCGCACGCTGCTCGTCACCAACGACTTCCCGCCCCGCCCCGGCGGCATCCAGAAGTTCGTCCACCAACTGGCGGTCCGCCAGCCCCCGGGCTCGATCGTGGTCTACGCGTCGAGCTGGCGCGGTGCCGACAAGTTCGACGCCGACCAGCCCTTCGAGGTGATCCGCGAGTCGACCGGCGTCCTGCTGCCCACGCCGGGGGTCGCCCGCCGGGCCGCCGAGCTGGCCAGGGCCCACGAGTGCGACACGGTCTGGTTCGGCGCGGCCGCCCCGCTGGGCCTGCTGGCCGAGGGCCTGCGCCGGCGCGCGGGGGTGGAGCGCGTGGTCGCCCTGACCCACGGCCACGAGGTCGGCTGGGCGGCGTTGCCCGGCGCCCGCGGCCTGCTCCGCCGCATCGCCCGGGGCGCCGACGTGGTGACCTACCTGACCGACTACCAGCGCACGAGGCTCGAGCGCGCCCTGCACGGCCTGACCGACCTGCGCCGCCTGGCGCCCGGCGTCGACGTCGACCTGTTCCACCCGGGCGTCGACGGCAGCGCGATCCGCGCTCGCCACGGCATCGGCGACCGCCGGGTCATCGTCTGCGTCTCCCGCCTGGTCCACCGCAAGGGCCAGGACGCCCTGATCCGCGCCCTGCCGGCGATCCGCGAGCAGATCCCCGACGCCCTGCTCCTGCTCGTCGGCGGCGGCCCCAACCACGCCCGCCTGCGCCGCCTGGCCACCGCACTGGGCGTGGCCGACCACGTGGTCATCACCCGCGGCGTCCCCTGGGAGGAGCTACCGGCCCACTACGCGGCCGGCGACGTCTTCGCCATGCCGTGCCGCACCCGCAACCACGGGTTAGACGTCGAGGGCCTGGGCATCGTCTATTTGGAGGCCTCAGCGACCGGCCTCCCCGTCGTGGCCGGCGACTCGGGCGGCGCCCCCGACGCGGTCCGCGACGGCGAAACCGGCTACGTCGTCGACGGCCGCGACCTGACCCAGCTCGCCGACCGCCTGACCACGTTGCTGGCCGACGCCGACCTGGCCCACCGCATGGGCCAGGCCGGCCGAGCCTGGGTAGAACGCGACTGGCGCTGGCAAACCCAGGCCACCCGCATGCGCGCCCTCCTGACCCCCTGA
- a CDS encoding M48 family metallopeptidase, which translates to MTPRMWAVVAFGVLAVALAVTVVVLVPWHRPPAPRADQLAALRTLPADRVAEGRAFHSALRPAGYGSLLVGLVIALVLGLTPLGARLIEAVGRPFGGNWVAQAIVGGIVVVLVADLLTLPFAAWRHTILVRYELSTQGWGGWLVDLLKGFAVSAVIGVVALLGFYTITHFAPRWWWAWGAAGAATLVVLMSFVLPVLVEPVFNRFTPMADGPLRTELIQLARTDGVPVRDVLVADASRRTRQVNAYVSGLGPTRRIVVYDTLLTEATPPEVVSVVAHELGHAKDRDVFTGTLIGALGAALAVVALFLLGGWSSLLRVAGVTSIAEPRAFALLLAVAAVAGVVSSPAQGLVSRHTEARADAHALALTQDPTTFEAMQARLSSVNLGDPDPPRWEYLYAASHPSTVERMAAARAYARGER; encoded by the coding sequence CCGCCCGCCGGCGCCCCGGGCCGACCAGCTCGCGGCGCTCCGCACGCTGCCGGCCGACCGGGTCGCCGAGGGCCGGGCGTTCCACTCGGCGTTGCGCCCCGCCGGCTACGGCAGCCTGCTGGTCGGCCTGGTCATCGCCCTGGTGCTGGGCCTGACCCCGCTCGGCGCCCGGCTGATCGAGGCGGTCGGCCGGCCGTTCGGCGGCAACTGGGTCGCACAGGCGATCGTCGGCGGCATCGTCGTGGTCCTCGTCGCCGACCTGCTCACCCTGCCGTTCGCCGCGTGGCGGCACACGATCCTGGTCCGCTACGAGCTGTCCACCCAGGGTTGGGGCGGCTGGCTGGTCGACCTGCTCAAGGGCTTCGCGGTGTCGGCCGTGATCGGCGTGGTGGCCCTGCTCGGCTTCTACACGATCACCCACTTCGCGCCCCGCTGGTGGTGGGCCTGGGGCGCGGCCGGCGCCGCCACGCTGGTGGTGCTCATGTCGTTCGTGCTGCCGGTGCTGGTCGAGCCGGTCTTCAACCGCTTCACCCCGATGGCCGACGGCCCGCTGCGCACCGAGCTGATCCAGCTCGCCCGCACCGACGGCGTCCCGGTCCGCGACGTGCTGGTGGCCGACGCGTCCCGGCGCACCCGCCAGGTCAACGCCTACGTGTCGGGCCTCGGCCCGACCCGCCGGATCGTCGTCTACGACACGCTGCTGACCGAAGCGACCCCGCCCGAGGTGGTCAGCGTGGTCGCACACGAGCTCGGCCACGCGAAAGACCGCGACGTGTTCACCGGCACGCTGATCGGCGCCTTGGGCGCGGCGCTCGCGGTGGTCGCCCTGTTCCTGCTGGGCGGCTGGAGCAGCCTGCTCCGCGTGGCCGGCGTGACCTCGATCGCCGAGCCACGGGCCTTCGCCCTGCTGCTCGCGGTGGCGGCGGTCGCGGGTGTCGTCTCGTCACCGGCGCAGGGCCTGGTGTCCCGGCACACCGAGGCCCGGGCCGACGCCCACGCGCTGGCCCTGACCCAGGACCCGACGACGTTCGAGGCGATGCAGGCCCGGCTGTCGTCGGTCAACCTGGGCGACCCCGACCCACCGCGCTGGGAATACCTCTACGCCGCGTCACATCCGTCCACGGTGGAGCGGATGGCGGCGGCCCGCGCCTACGCCCGCGGCGAGAGGTAG